A genomic region of Hyalangium gracile contains the following coding sequences:
- a CDS encoding TetR/AcrR family transcriptional regulator — MAARAPTPTQEDAFAREHGLTLDEICERLYQRHRERMEVKKPRTAVVNLARVLPATLRLSEQQGFHEMSMRDLSRASGVSLGALYSYIRDKDTLLELMLDVVSDAVERVLVTVPEEVRADPRAHLRWIIHRHIQLTEALPAWFRFAYLEAKGFGPSARKRARQEELATERLIHEALESGVRQGVFRRMDIDMTAALIKPLLQEWYLKRWKYRQRDVSPEAYTDAVMNLLEGSLLADERPDSATRAKKARARASTK; from the coding sequence ATGGCGGCACGCGCGCCCACGCCCACACAAGAAGACGCCTTCGCCAGGGAGCACGGGCTCACCCTGGACGAGATCTGCGAGCGCCTGTACCAGCGGCACCGGGAGCGGATGGAGGTGAAGAAGCCCCGCACGGCGGTGGTGAACCTGGCCCGCGTGCTGCCGGCGACGCTCCGCCTGTCCGAGCAGCAGGGCTTCCACGAGATGAGCATGCGCGACCTCAGCCGGGCCTCGGGCGTGAGCCTGGGGGCGCTCTACAGCTACATCCGGGACAAGGACACCCTGCTGGAGCTGATGCTCGATGTGGTCTCCGACGCGGTGGAGCGGGTGCTGGTCACCGTGCCGGAGGAAGTACGCGCCGATCCGCGCGCCCATCTGCGGTGGATCATCCACCGCCACATCCAGCTGACCGAGGCGCTGCCCGCCTGGTTCCGGTTCGCGTATCTGGAAGCCAAGGGCTTCGGACCCTCGGCACGGAAGCGGGCCCGCCAGGAGGAATTGGCCACCGAGCGCCTCATCCACGAAGCCCTGGAGTCGGGCGTGCGGCAGGGTGTGTTCCGGAGGATGGACATCGATATGACGGCGGCGCTGATCAAGCCGCTGCTTCAGGAGTGGTATCTGAAGCGCTGGAAGTACCGCCAGCGCGACGTCTCTCCCGAGGCCTATACCGACGCCGTCATGAACCTGCTGGAGGGCAGCCTGCTCGCCGATGAGCGCCCGGACAGCGCCACCCGAGCGAAGAAGGCGCGTGCTCGAGCGAGCACGAAGTAG
- a CDS encoding NAD(P)-dependent alcohol dehydrogenase, with protein MLKTLSYAAATASSPLAPFTLERREPGPHDVLIDILYCGVCHSDIHQARDEWGGARFPMVPGHEIIGRVKQVGPKVTKLKVGDMAGVGCMVDSCRDCDPCRRQLEQFCEKGVAFTYNSTELDRKTPTYGGYSSQVVVTEHFALKVPEGLEPAGAAPLLCAGITTYSPLKQWNCKKGDRVGVVGLGGLGHMAVKFAVAMGAEVTMLSTSSSKEADARRLGAQAFENTKDEGTFRKLANRFDLLIDTISAPHDYNKYLRMLRPLGTMVLVGVPPEPAPVGAFSLINGNKRLVGSNIGGIAETQEMLDYCAKHKIVSDIELIPIQKINEAYERMMRNDVRYRFVIDIATLKQG; from the coding sequence ATGCTGAAGACTCTCTCGTATGCGGCGGCGACCGCCAGCTCCCCGCTGGCCCCCTTCACGCTGGAGCGCCGCGAGCCCGGCCCGCATGACGTGCTCATCGACATCCTCTACTGCGGCGTCTGCCACTCCGACATCCACCAGGCCCGCGACGAGTGGGGTGGCGCTCGCTTCCCCATGGTGCCGGGCCACGAGATCATCGGCAGGGTCAAGCAGGTCGGCCCGAAGGTGACGAAGCTCAAGGTCGGCGACATGGCGGGCGTGGGCTGCATGGTCGACTCGTGTCGGGACTGCGATCCGTGCCGCCGACAGCTCGAGCAGTTCTGCGAGAAGGGTGTCGCGTTCACGTACAACAGCACGGAGCTGGACCGGAAGACGCCGACGTACGGTGGCTACTCCTCGCAGGTCGTCGTGACCGAGCACTTCGCGCTGAAGGTGCCGGAAGGGCTGGAGCCCGCGGGCGCCGCGCCGCTGCTGTGCGCGGGCATCACCACGTACTCGCCGCTCAAGCAGTGGAACTGCAAGAAGGGCGACCGGGTGGGCGTGGTGGGGCTGGGCGGGCTGGGCCACATGGCGGTCAAGTTCGCCGTGGCCATGGGCGCCGAGGTGACGATGCTCAGCACCTCCAGCTCGAAGGAGGCGGATGCGCGCCGGCTGGGGGCTCAGGCGTTCGAGAACACCAAGGACGAGGGCACCTTCCGCAAGCTGGCCAACCGCTTCGATCTGCTCATCGACACCATCTCGGCGCCCCACGACTACAACAAGTACCTCCGCATGCTGCGCCCGCTGGGCACGATGGTGCTCGTGGGCGTTCCGCCGGAGCCTGCCCCCGTGGGCGCCTTCTCGCTCATCAACGGGAACAAGCGGCTGGTGGGCTCGAACATCGGGGGCATCGCCGAGACGCAGGAGATGCTCGACTACTGCGCGAAGCACAAGATCGTCTCGGACATCGAGCTCATCCCCATCCAGAAGATCAACGAGGCCTACGAGCGCATGATGCGCAACGACGTGCGCTACCGCTTCGTGATCGACATCGCGACGCTCAAGCAGGGGTGA